Proteins from one Corvus cornix cornix isolate S_Up_H32 chromosome 19, ASM73873v5, whole genome shotgun sequence genomic window:
- the PEX12 gene encoding peroxisome assembly protein 12 — protein MAEVGAHLTAAPAGGDRPSVFEAVAQDSLMAAVKPALQHLVKVLAESNPGRYGFLWHWFDEIYVLLDLLLQQHYLARCSASFSENFYSLKRIPMGEGRQQPLATAGLPKRQHWKSLLLLVLVPYLKGKLEKLVSSLREEDEYSIHPPSSSWKRFYRAFLAAYPYVNMTWEGWFLIQQLCYILGKAEHHSPMLKLAGVRLVRLTAEDIQALEKKWAETTPSQTHSFTSRVQSALRRALGGIAFSLSTGLSVSVFFLQFLDWWYSSENQETIKSLTALPTPPPPVHLEHEPSSALLPSLKTVCPLCRKVRVNATALATSGFVFCYRCVYSYVKAHQRCPVTGYATELQHLVKLYSPES, from the exons ATGGCGGAGGTGGGCGCGCACCTCACGGCCGCCCCGGCCGGCGGGGACCGGCCGTCCGTATTCGAGGCGGTGGCCCAGGACAGCCTGATGGCCGCCGTGAAACCCGCCCTGCAGCACCTGGTTAAG GTGCTTGCTGAGTCTAATCCTGGCCGATACGGTTTCCTCTGGCACTGGTTTGATGAGATCTACGTCCTTCTGGatttgctgctccagcagcactaCCTGGCCAGGTGCAGTGCATCCTTCTCCGAGAACTTCTACAGCTTGAAGAGGATCCCCATGGGAGAGGGCAGACAGCAACCTCTGGCCACGGCTGGCCTGCCAAAGAGGCAGCACTGGAAGTCTCTGCTCCTGCTTGTTCTTGTTCCTTACCtgaaaggaaagctggagaaaCTGGTGTCCAGCCTGAGGGAAGAGGATGAGTACTCCATCCACCCTCCATCGTCATCTTGGAAGCGCTTCTACAGAGCCTTTCTAGCTGCCTACCCCTATGTAAACATGACCTGGGAGGGCTGGTTTCTCATCCAGCAACTGTGCTACATCCTGGGGAAGGCTGAGCATCATTCCCCCATGCTGAAGCTGGCAGGTGTCCGCCTGGTCAGACTGACTGCGGAGGATATCCAGGCCTTGGAGAAGAAATGGGCTGAAACCACCCCAAGTCAAACACACAG ctttACATCACGAGTGCAGTCGGCCCTGAGGAGAGCTCTGGGCGGCATTGCCTTCTCCCTGTCCACCGGCCTGTCCGTCAGCGTGTTCTTCCTGCAGTTCCTGGACTGGTGGTACTCCTCGGAAAACCAGGAGACCATCAAGTCCCTGACAGCACTCCCCACTCCCCCACCCCCCGTGCACCTGGAGCAcgagcccagctcagctctgcttcccagcctgAAAACCGTGTGCCCTCTGTGCCGCAAGGTCCGCGTGAATGCCACGGCCCTGGCCACGTCCGGCTTCGTGTTCTGCTACCGCTGTGTCTACAGTTATGTGAAGGCTCACCAGCGCTGCCCAGTCACAGGCTatgccacagagctgcagcacctggTCAAACTCTACTCTCCTGAGAGCTGA